In Paenibacillus guangzhouensis, a single window of DNA contains:
- a CDS encoding tRNA threonylcarbamoyladenosine dehydratase: MLHQFSRTELAIGPDGLDKMKRSTVAVLGIGGVGSIAAEALARTGVGRIILIDKDVVDITNINRQIHALTTTVGQKKADLMRDRIKLINPDCDVIALNMFYTEETYEQLFQYPLDYVLDASDTIIYKIHLIKQCLTRGIPVISSMGAANKMDPTKFQVADISKTSMDPIARVIRQKLRKEGIKKGVQVVFSTEEPLKPREDVTQRIVPENAPDIRKAQMPPASNAFVPPTVGLIMTSVAVRDLLATLNTEE; encoded by the coding sequence ATGCTTCATCAGTTTTCGAGAACGGAACTGGCGATTGGTCCGGATGGTCTGGACAAAATGAAGAGAAGTACCGTCGCTGTCCTCGGGATCGGCGGCGTCGGCTCGATCGCAGCAGAGGCGCTCGCGCGCACAGGGGTTGGCCGGATCATTCTCATCGATAAAGATGTCGTCGACATTACGAACATTAATCGCCAGATTCATGCATTAACAACGACGGTTGGACAGAAGAAGGCCGATCTGATGCGCGACCGGATTAAGCTCATTAATCCGGATTGCGATGTCATCGCGTTGAACATGTTCTACACGGAAGAGACTTATGAGCAGCTGTTCCAATATCCGCTCGATTATGTACTAGATGCATCGGATACGATTATCTATAAGATTCATCTGATCAAACAGTGTCTTACGCGCGGGATTCCAGTTATTTCGAGTATGGGCGCAGCGAATAAGATGGATCCGACGAAATTCCAAGTCGCGGATATTTCGAAGACGTCGATGGACCCGATCGCACGTGTGATTCGTCAGAAGCTTCGCAAAGAAGGTATTAAGAAAGGCGTTCAAGTGGTCTTCTCGACGGAAGAGCCGCTGAAGCCACGCGAAGATGTTACTCAGCGAATCGTACCGGAGAATGCGCCTGATATTCGCAAAGCGCAAATGCCGCCAGCGAGCAACGCTTTTGTGCCGCCAACGGTGGGGCTCATCATGACAAGTGTAGCCGTTCGCGACTTGCTTGCTACGTTGAATACAGAAGAATAA
- a CDS encoding ketoacyl-ACP synthase III, with product MTASNVLNDSHIELTSHARITAIGAYVPERQITNADMERMVDTSDEWIVQRTGIRERRAVSEGEFTSDMCIRAVEDMLANYPVDVADVDMILVATNTPDVPFPSVAAIIQARFGIESTGSLDINATCAGFAYGLHLANGLISAGLHRKILVFGADALTRVTDYTDRTTCILFGDGAGVVMVEQDMGNGAFQAVTMGTDGTGGKHVYRSGTRTELHGTELVGDGKIVQNGREVYRFAVSTVPKGIAALLEQTGGTTDQIDWFVPHSANLRIIESICEKTGIPIEKALYSLEYYGNTSAASIPLAIHLGVQQGIVKPGDNMLLFGFGGGLTYTGLMLRWM from the coding sequence ATGACAGCTTCAAACGTATTGAACGATAGCCATATCGAATTAACTTCGCATGCACGAATTACAGCGATTGGTGCTTATGTGCCTGAGCGTCAGATTACAAATGCAGATATGGAGCGGATGGTGGATACCAGCGATGAGTGGATTGTGCAGCGTACAGGAATTCGTGAGCGACGTGCCGTCAGCGAAGGCGAATTCACGAGCGATATGTGCATACGGGCTGTCGAGGATATGCTTGCGAATTATCCGGTTGACGTAGCCGATGTCGATATGATTCTGGTAGCGACGAATACGCCGGATGTTCCTTTTCCTTCGGTAGCAGCAATCATTCAAGCGCGATTCGGGATTGAGAGTACGGGATCGCTTGACATCAATGCGACCTGCGCAGGGTTCGCCTATGGTCTGCATCTCGCGAATGGCTTGATTAGCGCTGGCTTGCATCGGAAGATTCTCGTATTTGGCGCAGATGCATTAACGCGTGTGACGGATTACACGGATCGTACGACTTGCATTCTTTTCGGCGATGGCGCGGGTGTGGTCATGGTGGAGCAAGATATGGGGAACGGCGCATTTCAAGCGGTCACGATGGGGACAGACGGGACAGGCGGGAAGCATGTCTATCGTTCCGGAACGCGTACAGAGCTGCACGGCACTGAGCTTGTCGGAGACGGGAAAATCGTACAGAACGGTCGGGAGGTCTACCGCTTCGCCGTTAGTACGGTACCGAAAGGGATTGCAGCCCTGTTGGAGCAAACGGGCGGAACCACGGACCAGATCGATTGGTTCGTACCGCATAGCGCGAATCTGCGAATTATCGAATCCATCTGCGAGAAGACCGGCATTCCGATCGAGAAGGCGCTCTACAGCTTAGAATACTATGGCAATACATCGGCGGCATCGATTCCGCTAGCCATTCATTTGGGAGTTCAACAAGGCATAGTGAAGCCTGGCGATAATATGTTATTGTTCGGCTTCGGCGGCGGTCTCACGTATACTGGATTAATGCTACGGTGGATGTAA
- a CDS encoding replication-associated recombination protein A, which produces MDLFSYQEQSEPQQRLLADRLRPQSLDEYIGQEHIVGPGKLLRRAIEADQVSSILLYGPPGCGKTTLAHIISQQTKGSFVRLNAVDASVKDVREVIEQAKQNKMMYGTKTILFLDEVHRFNSSRQDALLPAVEQGIIVFIGATTENPFHYVNGALLSRSTLFQLQPLTQVHSLHAMRRALSDPDKGLGFMQLSADEEALAHIASMANGDIRRALNALELAALTTPPDADGSVRITLEVAEESIRRPTVRADESTQYDVLSAFHKSIRGSSDAALFWFLYAVEKLGMDPMTFIRRLTVACSEDIGLANPQALVQATSALDAYHKIGWPESKYIISQAILFAVESPKSNAIPLAIYRAMEAMEEIKSAEVPLHLRDTHYKGAEKLGHQGYKYPHDYPGHYVVQDYLPKNIRNRVFYMASEQGMEEKIKHNQQLRRQPKS; this is translated from the coding sequence ATGGATTTATTCTCTTATCAAGAACAATCAGAACCACAACAGCGTCTGCTCGCGGATCGTTTGCGGCCGCAGTCGCTAGATGAATACATCGGGCAAGAACATATTGTTGGACCTGGCAAATTGCTCAGAAGGGCGATTGAGGCTGACCAAGTCAGCTCAATTCTGCTCTATGGGCCGCCTGGATGCGGGAAGACGACGCTCGCGCATATTATTTCGCAGCAGACCAAAGGTTCGTTCGTGCGTCTGAACGCAGTCGATGCGTCTGTAAAGGATGTACGGGAAGTCATAGAACAAGCCAAGCAGAATAAAATGATGTATGGGACCAAGACGATTCTATTCTTGGACGAGGTGCACCGATTCAACAGCTCGCGACAGGATGCGTTGCTGCCAGCGGTAGAGCAGGGCATCATCGTGTTCATCGGAGCGACGACGGAGAACCCGTTCCACTATGTGAACGGGGCACTGCTCAGTCGCTCGACGCTGTTCCAGCTGCAGCCGCTGACGCAGGTGCACTCGCTGCACGCGATGCGCCGTGCCCTGTCCGACCCGGACAAGGGCCTCGGCTTCATGCAGCTCAGCGCCGACGAAGAGGCGCTGGCGCATATCGCCAGCATGGCGAATGGGGACATTCGCCGTGCGCTGAATGCGCTGGAGCTGGCGGCTCTGACGACGCCGCCGGATGCGGACGGCAGCGTCCGCATCACGCTCGAGGTGGCGGAGGAGTCCATCCGCCGCCCGACGGTTCGCGCAGACGAGTCGACGCAGTACGACGTCTTGTCGGCGTTCCACAAGAGCATTCGCGGATCGAGCGATGCCGCGTTGTTCTGGTTCCTCTATGCCGTCGAGAAGCTCGGCATGGATCCGATGACGTTCATCCGGCGTCTGACCGTCGCGTGCAGCGAAGACATTGGCCTCGCCAATCCGCAAGCGCTCGTTCAAGCGACGAGCGCACTGGATGCGTATCATAAGATCGGCTGGCCGGAATCGAAATATATCATTTCTCAGGCAATCCTGTTCGCCGTTGAGAGCCCGAAATCGAACGCGATTCCTCTCGCAATCTATCGGGCGATGGAAGCGATGGAAGAGATCAAGTCCGCGGAAGTGCCGCTTCATCTGCGAGACACGCATTACAAGGGAGCGGAGAAGCTTGGGCATCAAGGGTACAAGTATCCGCATGATTATCCAGGACATTATGTCGTCCAGGATTATTTACCTAAGAACATTCGGAATCGCGTCTTCTATATGGCTTCAGAACAAGGCATGGAGGAGAAAATCAAGCATAATCAACAGCTGCGTAGACAACCAAAATCGTAG
- a CDS encoding hemolysin family protein, with the protein MDDPLPSLLNLFFVAVLVFLNGFFVAAEFAMVKVRGSRIDTLVQEGSKNAKFAQSIVNNLDAYLSACQLGITLASLGLGWLGEPAIAQLLKPVFEALGFSEVLIHTVSIIIAFLLITVLHIVLGELAPKTMAIRKSENVTLWAAPFLMFFHKIMYPFIWVLNGLANNLLRLFGIAPASEHDSAHTEEEIRILMKESNRSGLIDNTEMTLVDNIFEFAETTAREIMIPRTEMICLYTHLSYEENRAIALEEMRTRYPICEQDKDHIIGFIHIKDLLKSEELQDYRSMIRSITSVPESMQISALLKLMQKNKTQIAILIDEYGGTSGLVTLEDIMEEIVGEIQDEFDEERPAIEKKDESTYSLDGLLLIDEVNDKFGLEIETVDYDTIGGWLYAQIEIPPKKGLSISHEDYDFIVEETDNLRVSRITLRKVVRDASEEDALEAV; encoded by the coding sequence ATGGATGACCCTTTACCGAGTCTGTTAAATTTATTTTTTGTGGCCGTGCTCGTATTTTTGAATGGTTTCTTCGTCGCGGCGGAATTCGCGATGGTGAAAGTGCGGGGGAGCAGAATTGATACTCTCGTGCAGGAAGGAAGCAAGAATGCGAAGTTCGCACAGAGCATCGTTAATAATTTGGATGCCTATTTATCAGCTTGTCAGTTGGGAATTACACTCGCATCACTAGGATTAGGTTGGCTGGGAGAACCAGCGATTGCACAATTGCTCAAACCGGTGTTTGAAGCATTAGGGTTTAGTGAAGTCCTTATTCATACGGTTTCTATCATTATTGCGTTTCTATTGATTACGGTTCTACACATCGTGTTAGGTGAGCTTGCGCCGAAGACGATGGCAATTCGGAAGTCGGAGAATGTCACGTTGTGGGCTGCACCGTTCCTTATGTTCTTCCACAAGATCATGTATCCGTTTATCTGGGTGCTGAATGGGCTGGCGAACAATTTGCTTCGTCTGTTCGGAATCGCACCGGCATCGGAGCATGATTCTGCGCATACGGAAGAAGAAATTCGTATCTTGATGAAGGAAAGTAACCGAAGCGGTCTGATCGATAATACGGAGATGACGCTAGTAGATAATATATTTGAATTTGCGGAGACGACTGCGCGTGAGATTATGATTCCTCGGACCGAGATGATCTGTCTATACACACATCTGTCGTATGAAGAGAACAGAGCGATTGCACTTGAAGAAATGCGTACGCGCTACCCGATCTGTGAGCAAGACAAAGACCATATTATCGGATTTATTCATATTAAAGATTTGCTCAAATCGGAAGAGCTGCAAGATTATCGTTCGATGATTCGCTCGATTACATCCGTTCCAGAATCGATGCAGATCAGTGCATTGTTGAAGCTGATGCAGAAGAACAAGACGCAAATTGCGATCTTGATCGATGAATATGGCGGTACTTCGGGTCTTGTTACCTTGGAGGATATTATGGAAGAGATCGTCGGCGAGATTCAGGATGAGTTCGATGAAGAGCGCCCTGCGATTGAGAAGAAGGATGAGTCAACTTACTCACTTGATGGTCTTCTGTTAATTGATGAGGTCAATGATAAGTTCGGTCTCGAGATTGAGACGGTCGACTATGATACCATCGGCGGATGGCTGTATGCTCAAATCGAGATTCCACCGAAGAAGGGCTTATCGATTTCGCACGAAGATTATGATTTCATTGTTGAAGAGACGGATAACCTGCGTGTCTCTCGGATTACGCTCCGTAAGGTCGTACGAGACGCGTCAGAGGAAGATGCTCTGGAAGCAGTATAA
- a CDS encoding ROK family protein, whose protein sequence is MNPFTIVFDVGGTAIKAAVTTSQGEVIESTVETYPSHSDQSKAFILDHFYDLICKQAAKITDPNQTFAGVGYAYPGPCDYEHGISLIQGLQKFDALYGVSILDAMRERIDADLALRSRMIPDYRIIFDNDARLFAVGQLFIGPANKSDRAICITIGTGTGSAFIDQGVALKNKEIYDRPFRDSIIDDYISKRGVLRIAAELGLPASLDVKDIADAARDQHDEQAIAVFKQFGEMFGEVLKPFMTEFNPKLVIIGGQIAKASDLFLPYTRQAMQDQTPEFHTVMQSSHSTFAGISALIQGFSE, encoded by the coding sequence ATGAATCCCTTCACAATCGTATTCGATGTCGGCGGCACGGCGATCAAAGCGGCTGTCACGACGTCCCAAGGCGAAGTCATTGAATCTACTGTTGAAACGTATCCCTCACACTCAGACCAGAGCAAAGCGTTTATTCTCGACCATTTCTACGACCTTATTTGCAAGCAAGCAGCCAAAATCACCGATCCGAACCAGACATTCGCAGGCGTAGGGTACGCTTATCCAGGCCCTTGTGATTATGAGCATGGCATCAGCTTAATTCAAGGGTTGCAGAAATTCGACGCTCTATACGGCGTGAGCATCTTGGATGCCATGCGTGAACGCATCGATGCCGACCTGGCATTGCGCAGCCGAATGATTCCGGACTATCGCATCATCTTCGATAACGATGCACGCCTATTTGCCGTAGGCCAGTTATTCATCGGACCTGCCAATAAATCCGATCGCGCTATCTGCATCACGATTGGGACAGGCACGGGATCTGCTTTTATTGATCAAGGCGTGGCACTTAAAAATAAAGAGATCTACGACCGTCCTTTCCGAGACAGCATCATTGATGATTATATCTCCAAACGCGGGGTATTACGCATTGCCGCTGAACTAGGACTTCCTGCAAGCCTCGATGTCAAAGACATTGCCGATGCGGCACGAGATCAACACGACGAACAAGCTATTGCCGTATTCAAGCAGTTCGGAGAGATGTTCGGCGAAGTACTGAAGCCATTCATGACCGAGTTCAATCCGAAGCTTGTCATTATCGGTGGCCAGATTGCGAAGGCATCCGATCTGTTCCTGCCTTATACGAGACAAGCGATGCAAGATCAGACACCTGAGTTCCACACGGTGATGCAAAGCTCGCACAGTACGTTTGCAGGTATTTCTGCACTCATTCAAGGTTTTAGTGAATAA
- a CDS encoding ROK family protein produces the protein MNRYTIVFDVGGTEIRSAIVSESGNVLEKTARVYPAYSNQSRHFLLDYLYELIKKQAATISGSDLITGIGYVFPGPCDLDRGISYIREHKKFESLYGVSIIDAMRDRLVADTRLMPRMAADYRIFFDQDTNWASLQPRELMHVGG, from the coding sequence ATGAACCGATATACCATCGTATTTGATGTCGGTGGAACAGAGATTAGAAGCGCTATCGTCTCAGAATCGGGGAACGTTTTAGAGAAGACCGCCAGAGTATATCCGGCGTATTCGAATCAAAGCAGACATTTTCTCTTGGATTATCTCTATGAACTGATTAAGAAGCAAGCTGCAACAATTTCTGGGTCCGATCTCATTACAGGAATCGGATATGTATTTCCTGGCCCCTGTGATCTTGACAGAGGGATTAGCTACATACGGGAGCATAAGAAGTTCGAATCGCTCTACGGTGTAAGCATCATCGACGCGATGAGAGATCGCCTTGTAGCAGATACGCGCCTAATGCCACGCATGGCAGCGGATTATCGCATTTTCTTCGATCAAGATACGAATTGGGCTAGTCTACAACCTCGTGAGCTTATGCACGTCGGTGGATAA
- the crcB gene encoding fluoride efflux transporter CrcB, whose amino-acid sequence MMYKILAVGAGGFVGALLRYGLSEWVPPVDGFPWGILVINWSGCLFLGWLLTAAGKTLHIPPIWTLALGTGLTGAFTTFSTFAVETFGLLDQGRWLTAIVYILSSVIGGLLLAYLGVKLAAVRDANAAGRSDV is encoded by the coding sequence ATGATGTACAAAATTTTGGCAGTTGGTGCGGGTGGGTTTGTAGGTGCCCTGCTTCGTTATGGATTAAGTGAATGGGTCCCTCCTGTAGATGGCTTCCCGTGGGGAATTCTCGTCATTAACTGGAGTGGATGTCTATTCCTCGGATGGCTTCTTACGGCGGCGGGAAAGACGCTGCACATTCCGCCCATATGGACGCTCGCGCTTGGCACAGGTCTGACGGGGGCGTTTACGACATTCTCGACGTTTGCTGTGGAGACGTTCGGCCTGCTGGATCAAGGGCGATGGTTAACGGCAATAGTATATATTTTAAGTAGTGTCATAGGTGGATTGTTGCTGGCCTATCTTGGAGTCAAACTAGCCGCTGTACGAGACGCCAATGCAGCGGGGAGGAGTGATGTATAG
- the crcB gene encoding fluoride efflux transporter CrcB, with product MLWIIGVGGVLGSISRFMLGTWVTSRTSSSYPFGTFVINVSGSFILGCLAAFHGQHEISEMLYAFFGIGFCGAYTTFSTFGVETIRLLERKRTAQAIIYVISSVVISIVVAGAGFLIFNT from the coding sequence ATGTTATGGATCATTGGCGTGGGTGGAGTCCTGGGGAGCATTAGCCGTTTTATGCTAGGGACCTGGGTCACCTCACGGACTTCCTCCTCTTATCCGTTTGGCACATTTGTCATTAATGTTAGCGGCTCGTTTATTCTCGGCTGCCTCGCTGCATTTCACGGGCAGCACGAGATATCAGAGATGCTCTATGCTTTCTTTGGAATCGGCTTCTGCGGCGCATACACGACATTTTCGACATTTGGTGTTGAGACCATCCGATTACTGGAGCGTAAGCGAACAGCACAGGCGATTATCTATGTGATCAGTTCCGTTGTGATTAGCATTGTAGTTGCGGGTGCAGGATTTCTGATCTTTAACACCTAG
- a CDS encoding MFS transporter yields the protein MSELPREVWVFVTASFVNSLGSAFMWPLTSLYIYSFFHRSAADAGLVLLGQALASIAGQLVGGTLFHRVGMRALVVSALFMTSLFLFSLMFTDHFHIYALLMACVGFFNAISMPAIAAFIGFRWADRRREMYNIAYVGNNLGVAIGTACSGIIASFSYQLTFVLNGVTSLLFATFFWVFMSKMDLNIASTDHTKGQKKSKSSFRETWRLLSAYPIYLFMSLGALFIMFGNSIWGTGISTLLNSIGMKPIAFSILWTLNGVLIFVGQPFVRWLNDRFMKQLTSQLTGSAIFYMAGFLMILLNHSYPMIVLAMITITIGEMLISPTVPAFISERTGSHAPFYLGVEGAISSLGRLFGPYAIGFMYDAGGIHYAAWIAVAGGVLAVICCMIHASFHREERANLHVKM from the coding sequence ATGTCAGAATTACCCCGCGAGGTTTGGGTTTTTGTAACAGCCAGCTTTGTTAATTCCTTAGGCAGCGCGTTTATGTGGCCCTTAACATCGCTCTACATCTATTCCTTCTTCCATCGCTCCGCAGCGGATGCTGGCCTCGTGCTGCTCGGACAAGCGCTTGCGAGCATTGCGGGGCAACTAGTCGGCGGTACGTTGTTCCATCGCGTGGGTATGCGCGCCTTAGTCGTCAGCGCACTATTCATGACATCCTTATTCCTATTTTCATTAATGTTCACAGATCATTTCCATATCTACGCCCTGCTCATGGCGTGTGTAGGCTTCTTCAATGCAATTAGCATGCCAGCCATTGCCGCATTTATCGGCTTCCGCTGGGCGGACCGTCGACGCGAAATGTACAATATCGCTTACGTGGGCAATAATCTGGGCGTTGCGATCGGTACGGCATGCAGCGGCATAATCGCAAGCTTTTCTTACCAGCTCACATTCGTCTTGAATGGTGTAACCTCTCTTTTGTTCGCGACGTTCTTCTGGGTATTCATGAGCAAGATGGATTTAAATATCGCATCGACCGATCACACCAAAGGGCAGAAGAAATCCAAATCTTCGTTCCGAGAAACTTGGCGATTACTATCGGCGTATCCGATTTATCTCTTCATGTCTCTAGGAGCTCTATTCATTATGTTCGGTAATTCAATCTGGGGAACAGGCATATCCACCCTCCTGAACAGTATCGGAATGAAACCTATCGCCTTCAGTATTCTCTGGACACTGAACGGCGTTCTAATCTTTGTCGGTCAACCGTTCGTGCGCTGGCTCAATGACCGGTTTATGAAGCAGCTCACTTCGCAGCTGACAGGAAGCGCAATATTCTATATGGCAGGCTTCCTCATGATTCTCTTGAACCATAGTTATCCGATGATTGTCCTGGCAATGATAACAATAACGATCGGTGAGATGTTAATCTCTCCGACGGTTCCTGCCTTCATCAGTGAACGCACAGGATCCCATGCCCCGTTCTATCTCGGTGTAGAAGGCGCCATTAGCAGCTTAGGCCGATTATTTGGGCCTTATGCCATCGGCTTTATGTATGATGCAGGAGGTATCCATTACGCCGCTTGGATAGCTGTGGCAGGCGGTGTCCTTGCCGTCATCTGCTGCATGATTCATGCTTCCTTCCACCGAGAAGAGAGAGCGAACCTACACGTGAAAATGTAA
- a CDS encoding ABC transporter ATP-binding protein: protein MERLFTEKLNIAYDNRLIVEDLNLVIPEGKITALVGANGSGKSTILKTMARIMKPQKGTVILDGRSLHRQSTREVAKQLAILPQNPTAPDGLTVSELVSYGRFPHQKGFGSLNKEDLAMIEWALQVTGMSAFSQHPVDQLSGGQRQRAWIAMALAQGTDLLFLDEPTTFLDMAHQLEVLKLLEQLNQAEQRTIVMVVHDLNHASRFAQHMVAIKSGKVVSSGSPTEVITPDVMRDVFGIEADIVPDPRTGLPLCLPYELAGTPYSSSSSRPSAGAKQAPLQSMAAAQ, encoded by the coding sequence ATGGAACGTTTATTTACGGAGAAGCTGAATATTGCTTATGATAACCGCCTCATCGTCGAGGATTTAAACCTTGTTATTCCCGAAGGTAAAATTACAGCGCTTGTCGGTGCGAATGGTTCTGGGAAATCGACCATTCTGAAGACAATGGCCCGCATCATGAAGCCGCAGAAAGGCACGGTCATCCTCGATGGACGTTCCTTGCACCGCCAATCGACACGCGAGGTTGCAAAGCAGCTTGCCATTCTGCCGCAGAACCCTACAGCACCGGACGGTCTTACCGTCAGCGAGCTCGTCTCCTACGGCCGCTTCCCGCATCAGAAGGGATTCGGCAGCTTAAATAAAGAAGATCTAGCGATGATTGAATGGGCCCTCCAAGTAACAGGTATGAGTGCTTTTAGTCAACATCCCGTGGATCAATTATCCGGCGGTCAACGTCAACGCGCATGGATCGCGATGGCGCTCGCGCAAGGCACAGATCTACTGTTCCTCGATGAGCCTACAACTTTCCTCGATATGGCGCACCAATTGGAAGTTCTGAAGCTGCTCGAACAGCTCAATCAAGCCGAACAGCGCACCATCGTCATGGTCGTGCACGACTTGAACCATGCTTCCCGCTTCGCCCAACACATGGTCGCGATTAAGAGCGGGAAAGTCGTAAGCTCGGGTTCGCCGACCGAAGTGATCACACCGGATGTCATGCGTGATGTGTTCGGCATCGAAGCGGATATCGTACCCGATCCAAGAACGGGTCTGCCGCTCTGTCTACCTTACGAATTAGCAGGTACACCTTACAGTAGTTCCTCCAGCCGACCATCGGCTGGGGCGAAGCAAGCTCCGCTCCAATCGATGGCTGCTGCTCAATAA
- a CDS encoding response regulator transcription factor, with amino-acid sequence MPRKILIVEDDIHISKIIKMNLMLVHYETVEVYDGLAALAAVKQEKFDLILLDVMIPKMDGFEFMEQIKSYGIPVIFLTAKNSVYDKVNGLKLGADDYMVKPFEAIELLARIETVLRRYGKEEQVVMIQHVRVDLDKREVTLHGETVELTPKEYDLLVVLLKNKNIALSREQFLDKVWGSDYYGETRTVDMHIKSVRKKLQLQDQIKTIYKIGYRLED; translated from the coding sequence ATGCCCCGAAAAATACTGATCGTGGAAGACGATATTCATATTTCCAAAATTATTAAAATGAATCTTATGTTAGTCCATTATGAGACCGTCGAGGTATACGATGGGTTAGCGGCGCTTGCAGCGGTGAAGCAAGAAAAGTTCGACCTCATCCTGCTGGATGTCATGATTCCTAAGATGGATGGGTTCGAATTCATGGAACAAATAAAATCTTATGGCATTCCGGTTATTTTCCTGACAGCCAAAAATTCGGTCTATGACAAGGTGAACGGACTTAAGCTTGGGGCCGATGATTACATGGTCAAGCCTTTTGAAGCGATTGAGCTGTTAGCTCGCATTGAGACGGTGCTGCGCAGATATGGCAAAGAAGAACAGGTGGTCATGATACAGCACGTCCGAGTCGACCTGGACAAACGGGAAGTAACGCTGCATGGGGAGACCGTTGAGCTAACGCCAAAGGAATATGATTTGCTAGTGGTGTTGTTGAAGAATAAGAATATTGCCCTCTCTAGAGAGCAGTTCCTCGATAAAGTATGGGGCAGCGATTATTACGGCGAGACTCGAACGGTGGACATGCACATCAAGTCAGTGCGTAAGAAGCTTCAGCTACAGGATCAGATTAAGACCATTTACAAAATCGGCTATCGGCTGGAGGATTGA